The following coding sequences lie in one Moritella viscosa genomic window:
- the thiF gene encoding thiamine biosynthesis adenylyltransferase ThiF: MTGLSDQEYMRYSAHLLLSDIGEQGQLALRNANVLIVGVGGLGAPVALYLASAGVGHLYLADDDYVELSNLQRQVIFTQQQLKQTKVSAAKTSLGQLNPHISVTAIAQRVTLDSANNQMADMLSQIDLVIDCSDNMLTRQAINKICVTQKLPLIVGAGIRMEGQLISFNAQQTDSACYHCLYPFEETAETNSCSTSGVLGPLVGVIGSLQALEAIKYLTGMQVSSLNRLMRFDGKTLQWQYLSVTRNPDCSVCAGR; this comes from the coding sequence ATGACCGGATTAAGTGATCAGGAATATATGCGTTATAGCGCGCACTTACTGCTTAGTGATATCGGTGAGCAGGGACAATTAGCACTGCGTAATGCCAACGTATTGATTGTCGGTGTAGGTGGCCTTGGTGCACCTGTTGCTCTGTATTTAGCTTCTGCGGGTGTTGGTCATTTATATTTAGCGGATGATGATTATGTTGAGCTAAGTAATCTACAACGGCAGGTTATTTTCACTCAACAGCAGTTAAAGCAGACTAAGGTTAGCGCGGCAAAAACCTCGTTAGGACAGCTTAATCCACATATAAGTGTCACGGCAATCGCACAACGAGTAACCCTCGATAGTGCGAATAATCAAATGGCAGATATGCTTTCCCAAATTGATTTGGTCATTGATTGCAGCGATAACATGCTGACTAGGCAAGCAATAAATAAGATCTGTGTAACCCAAAAACTACCGTTAATAGTGGGCGCTGGTATTCGTATGGAAGGGCAGCTGATCTCGTTTAACGCACAGCAAACTGATTCGGCGTGTTATCACTGCTTATATCCTTTTGAAGAAACTGCAGAAACGAATAGTTGCAGTACCTCGGGAGTACTTGGCCCCTTGGTTGGTGTTATTGGTTCTTTGCAAGCATTGGAAGCGATTAAATATTTAACTGGCATGCAGGTGTCGTCACTAAATAGGTTAATGCGTTTTGATGGTAAAACCTTGCAATGGCAGTATCTCTCTGTCACTAGAAATCCTGACTGTTCTGTGTGTGCAGGTCGCTAA
- the thiS gene encoding thiamine biosynthesis protein ThiS, whose translation MKLIINDEIKNLAVTTITSLLVTLEQPEKGIAVAVNQAVITRHNWDDFQLSENDQVTLFQAIAGG comes from the coding sequence ATGAAATTAATCATTAACGATGAAATAAAGAACCTAGCCGTGACGACGATAACGTCATTACTGGTCACATTGGAACAGCCTGAAAAAGGCATCGCAGTGGCGGTTAACCAAGCTGTTATTACGCGTCATAATTGGGATGATTTTCAACTTTCAGAAAATGATCAAGTGACTTTATTTCAAGCCATTGCAGGAGGCTAA
- a CDS encoding membrane protein produces MNTKLVATLLFASVCLIWGTTWMAMEIAVHSIPPITATGLRFALAAPLLILAARKLNIPLMFPKGKNLEFALISVFYFAAPFTLMIFGEQYISSGLASIIFATMPVVVLAFAVLVHRQKVHIHQVAGLAIALFSLITIISNEMGVSANGSLIGVGALVLAVLMHATIYTSVQTRCQGIHVLTYNALPCLVAAVLLLTVGAFTEQPDFSTFTLTSWLSVIYLGVIAGIGGIMAYFQLNKVASPFQASICFLVFPVIALGLDSTINGKTISHESLLMMVMLTAGVLLCKLPIELISKRFTRTASKVERSS; encoded by the coding sequence ATGAATACAAAACTCGTCGCCACATTATTATTTGCATCTGTATGTTTGATCTGGGGTACAACCTGGATGGCTATGGAAATTGCAGTTCATTCAATTCCACCGATCACTGCAACTGGATTACGCTTTGCACTAGCTGCACCGCTATTAATTTTAGCTGCTCGCAAACTCAATATCCCGCTGATGTTCCCAAAAGGTAAAAATCTTGAATTTGCGTTAATCAGCGTGTTTTATTTTGCAGCGCCATTTACCTTAATGATTTTTGGTGAGCAATATATTTCGTCAGGCTTGGCGTCTATTATTTTTGCCACTATGCCGGTTGTTGTATTGGCGTTCGCCGTATTAGTACACCGCCAAAAAGTACACATCCACCAAGTAGCAGGCCTTGCAATTGCTTTGTTCAGTTTAATTACAATTATTAGTAATGAGATGGGCGTGAGTGCAAATGGTAGCCTAATAGGTGTTGGCGCATTAGTGTTAGCCGTATTAATGCACGCGACAATTTATACCAGTGTACAAACGCGTTGTCAGGGTATTCACGTACTGACTTATAATGCACTACCATGTCTTGTTGCTGCAGTATTATTATTGACTGTTGGTGCATTCACAGAGCAACCCGACTTTAGCACATTCACATTAACATCTTGGTTATCTGTTATTTACCTTGGTGTTATTGCTGGTATTGGCGGCATCATGGCTTACTTCCAGTTAAATAAAGTGGCAAGTCCGTTTCAAGCATCAATCTGTTTCCTTGTGTTCCCCGTTATCGCGCTTGGTTTGGACAGTACAATCAACGGCAAAACAATTAGCCACGAATCATTACTCATGATGGTAATGCTAACTGCAGGTGTTTTACTGTGTAAATTACCGATTGAATTAATCAGTAAACGTTTCACAAGAACTGCCTCTAAAGTAGAGAGATCGTCATAA
- the thiH gene encoding thiamine biosynthesis protein ThiH encodes MSFYEQLQKLDWDDIRLSIYAKTAADVERALTKERLDLDDFQALISPAAEPYLEQMAQRSVQLTRQRFGNTIQFYVPLYLSNMCSNICTYCGFSMHNKIRRTTLDMKQLNSEARAIKKMGFDHLLLVAGESERKVGMPYFRQVFNELKSQFSHLSLEVQPLEQADYEELKELGLDSVLVYQETYHPRTYAEHHIKGKKSDFKYRIETPDRLGKAGIHKMGLGALIGLDEWRTDCFHVAAHLDYLQKCYWQTKYSISFPRLRPCEGAFQPKSIMNDRQLVQLICAYRLFNPDVELSLSTRESEYFRDNVIPLGITSISAGSKTQPGGYSDDTEKALEQFEIDDDRSPTEMAELVKTMGLEVVWKDWDRSLTALK; translated from the coding sequence ATGAGTTTTTACGAGCAGTTACAAAAATTAGATTGGGATGATATTCGCTTATCGATTTATGCCAAAACGGCGGCGGATGTTGAGCGTGCATTAACGAAAGAGCGACTCGATTTGGATGACTTTCAAGCCTTAATTTCACCTGCGGCAGAACCTTATTTAGAGCAGATGGCACAGCGTAGTGTACAGTTAACACGACAACGTTTTGGTAATACTATCCAATTCTATGTGCCGTTATACCTTTCTAATATGTGCTCTAATATTTGTACCTATTGTGGTTTCTCGATGCATAACAAAATTCGTCGTACCACGCTGGATATGAAGCAGTTAAACAGTGAAGCGCGAGCGATTAAAAAAATGGGTTTTGATCATTTGTTATTAGTGGCAGGTGAATCGGAGCGTAAAGTGGGGATGCCGTATTTCCGTCAGGTATTTAATGAATTGAAATCGCAGTTCTCGCATTTATCCTTGGAAGTGCAGCCGCTAGAACAAGCCGATTATGAAGAACTAAAAGAATTGGGGTTAGATTCAGTATTAGTGTATCAAGAAACCTATCATCCCCGGACGTATGCCGAGCACCATATCAAAGGTAAGAAGTCTGATTTTAAATATCGAATTGAAACCCCAGACAGGTTAGGCAAAGCTGGTATTCATAAAATGGGGCTAGGTGCATTAATTGGCTTAGATGAATGGCGTACCGACTGTTTTCATGTTGCTGCGCATTTAGATTATTTGCAAAAATGTTATTGGCAAACCAAGTATTCAATTTCTTTCCCACGTTTAAGACCCTGTGAAGGTGCATTTCAGCCGAAGTCGATTATGAATGATCGCCAATTAGTACAGTTGATTTGTGCTTATAGATTGTTTAATCCGGATGTGGAATTATCGTTATCGACGCGAGAGTCCGAGTATTTTCGTGACAATGTTATTCCATTAGGGATCACCAGTATTAGTGCGGGTTCGAAAACCCAACCCGGTGGTTATTCTGACGATACAGAGAAAGCCTTAGAACAGTTTGAAATAGATGATGATCGTTCACCGACGGAAATGGCAGAGTTAGTCAAAACGATGGGCTTAGAAGTGGTTTGGAAAGATTGGGATAGGTCGTTAACGGCACTAAAATAA
- the thiE gene encoding thiamine-phosphate pyrophosphorylase ThiE yields the protein MTQAIIWTIASFAARDNVATKTDINAINALGGRGYHVTTTLLSDADFSAELAILTAAPVASAIKVGVIASTSHVEILADFLQGYKQKHPELTVIYEPLSISLSDMAKIESAGNVLINVIKIRLLPIVDVLILPQEQGGTDVAMLFAATKQAINSLLNLGVKSVCAKAIAVNNKQQSIVLDVYIDGQREILLSSPNVTLTPSSKDENSGVFSSALATVIAQDYPVDDALVVARAYLNQTSDGWPTDRSDFPQVVLPNTELGDQLGLVLQMQLAYDFAPCDTNRLGLYPVVDTIEWLDKVLQQGVKTLQLRIKDKAPSEVVDDIKAAVALGRQYKARLFINDYWQLAIEHGAYGVHLGQEDMLTADFVAIKKAGLKLGLSTHGYYEILRAHQIKPSYIALGHIYPTVTKDMPSKPQGLKRLQRYADLMQDYPLVAIGGISIARAPQVAATGVGSVAVVTAITRADDYKQAIADLLAIAEPQSSLTCVSP from the coding sequence ATGACTCAAGCCATTATTTGGACTATCGCGAGCTTTGCTGCTCGCGATAATGTTGCGACTAAAACTGATATTAATGCGATTAATGCGTTGGGTGGACGTGGTTATCATGTAACGACGACACTATTATCTGATGCGGATTTTTCTGCTGAGTTAGCGATATTGACTGCCGCACCGGTAGCGTCTGCCATTAAAGTAGGTGTGATAGCTTCAACCTCACATGTAGAGATCTTAGCTGATTTTTTACAGGGCTATAAGCAAAAACATCCAGAACTCACTGTTATCTATGAGCCGTTATCAATTTCATTATCTGATATGGCAAAGATTGAATCAGCAGGAAACGTGCTAATAAATGTGATTAAAATACGCTTATTACCAATCGTGGATGTATTGATCTTACCGCAAGAGCAAGGCGGAACAGATGTTGCCATGTTATTTGCTGCGACGAAACAAGCGATCAACTCACTACTGAACCTCGGTGTAAAAAGTGTTTGTGCGAAAGCGATTGCTGTTAATAATAAGCAGCAATCTATCGTCCTCGATGTTTATATTGATGGACAACGTGAAATCTTATTATCGTCACCAAACGTGACATTAACGCCATCAAGTAAAGATGAAAACAGTGGCGTTTTTTCTTCAGCGTTGGCAACTGTGATAGCCCAAGATTATCCGGTAGATGATGCATTAGTGGTAGCCAGAGCCTACTTGAACCAAACTTCTGATGGTTGGCCTACAGATCGCAGTGACTTCCCACAGGTCGTCTTACCGAATACGGAATTAGGCGATCAGCTTGGCTTAGTTCTGCAAATGCAATTAGCTTATGATTTTGCACCTTGTGATACCAATCGCCTTGGGCTATATCCGGTTGTGGATACGATCGAATGGTTAGATAAAGTGTTACAACAAGGGGTTAAAACCCTGCAATTACGTATTAAAGATAAAGCCCCTTCCGAAGTTGTTGATGATATTAAAGCTGCTGTGGCATTAGGCCGGCAATACAAAGCGCGTTTATTTATCAATGATTATTGGCAATTAGCGATTGAGCATGGTGCTTATGGTGTACATTTAGGTCAAGAAGATATGCTTACTGCAGATTTTGTTGCGATAAAAAAAGCGGGTTTAAAACTGGGTTTAAGCACACATGGTTATTATGAAATATTACGTGCACATCAAATAAAACCGAGTTATATCGCCCTTGGCCATATCTATCCGACAGTCACTAAAGACATGCCTTCAAAGCCACAAGGATTAAAGCGTTTACAGCGTTATGCTGATTTAATGCAAGATTATCCCTTGGTCGCTATCGGCGGTATTAGCATAGCTAGAGCGCCACAAGTGGCTGCGACAGGTGTGGGTAGTGTCGCTGTCGTCACGGCGATAACTCGTGCTGACGATTATAAACAAGCCATTGCCGACTTACTGGCGATCGCTGAACCGCAATCATCCTTAACCTGTGTGAGTCCTTAA
- the thiG gene encoding thiamine biosynthesis protein ThiG — MSVTTLQPTFILPSDELVIADKTFSSRLFTGTGKFSDQKIMAAALIASQSQLVTMALKRIDLANQDDDILKPLIAAGMNLLPNTSGARDAKEAVYAAQLAREALQTNWIKLEIHPDPKYLLPDPIETLKATEQLARDGFHVLPYIHADPVLCKRLEAVGTTAVMPLGAPIGSNKGIRTAEFLEIIIDQSTVPVIVDAGIGAPSHAALAMEMGADAVLVNTAIAVAKDPVAMSQAFALAVQAGRQAYLAGLGSQAQTAVASSPLTAFLDL; from the coding sequence ATGTCAGTAACAACGCTACAACCAACATTTATATTACCCAGTGATGAGCTTGTCATTGCCGATAAAACCTTTTCATCACGGTTATTTACCGGTACGGGGAAATTTAGCGATCAAAAAATAATGGCTGCTGCCTTGATTGCATCTCAATCCCAGTTAGTGACTATGGCATTAAAACGCATTGATTTAGCTAATCAAGATGACGATATTCTTAAGCCTTTGATTGCAGCTGGCATGAACTTATTACCCAATACGTCTGGTGCGCGTGATGCCAAAGAAGCGGTATATGCTGCGCAATTAGCACGTGAAGCATTGCAAACCAATTGGATTAAATTAGAAATTCATCCTGACCCTAAATACTTACTACCTGATCCAATTGAAACCTTAAAGGCCACTGAACAATTAGCGCGTGATGGTTTTCATGTGTTGCCATACATTCATGCCGATCCGGTATTGTGTAAACGTTTGGAAGCCGTGGGTACTACTGCAGTTATGCCGTTAGGTGCACCTATTGGTTCAAACAAAGGTATTCGTACTGCGGAGTTCTTAGAGATTATTATTGATCAATCGACAGTGCCTGTAATTGTTGATGCTGGTATTGGTGCGCCATCACATGCGGCGTTAGCCATGGAGATGGGCGCGGATGCAGTACTTGTTAATACCGCTATTGCGGTGGCTAAAGATCCTGTGGCAATGAGTCAAGCATTTGCGTTAGCCGTGCAAGCAGGTCGCCAAGCTTATTTAGCTGGGTTAGGTAGCCAAGCACAAACTGCAGTTGCTTCCAGTCCATTAACCGCATTTTTAGATCTGTAA